A region from the Ctenopharyngodon idella isolate HZGC_01 chromosome 13, HZGC01, whole genome shotgun sequence genome encodes:
- the lbx1a gene encoding transcription factor LBX1a, giving the protein MTSKEDAKGASVEDRRRSPLDHLPPPANSNKPLTPFSIEDILNKPSVKRSYTICGTAHLLSSGEKHPSTGHSLSNRALLTQTSPLCALEELASKTFKGLEVSVLQAAEGRDGMTLFGQRNTPKKRRKSRTAFTNHQIYELEKRFLYQKYLSPADRDQIAQQLGLTNAQVITWFQNRRAKLKRDLEEMKADVESAKAVGNVPFEKMAKLADLEKCVNGTLGESVAKSPTRSNHEHEGTNKLHMSPSSPFTDHTTSKECSEDEDEEIDVDD; this is encoded by the exons ATGACCTCCAAAGAAGACGCAAAAGGCGCCTCGGTTGAGGATCGAAGGCGCAGTCCGTTGGACCATCTTCCTCCCCCTGCTAACTCAAACAAGCCCCTCACACCGTTCAGCATagaggatattttaaacaaaccGTCAGTAAAACGAAGTTACACAATTTGCGGCACGGCGCACCTGCTCTCGTCCGGTGAGAAGCACCCATCCACGGGCCATTCCCTCTCCAACCGCGCGCTGCTCACCCAGACATCTCCACTGTGCGCCCTGGAGGAACTCGCCAGCAAAACCTTCAAGGGACTGGAAGTCAGTGTTCTACAAGCGGCAGAAG gaAGAGACGGCATGACACTCTTCGGTCAGAGGAATACCCCCAAAAAGCGGAGAAAGTCGAGAACAGCCTTTACCAATCACCAAATCTACGAACTGGAGAAAAGATTTCTGTATCAGAAATATCTGTCTCCTGCTGACCGGGATCAAATCGCTCAGCAGCTCGGGCTCACGAATGCTCAAGTCATCACCTGGTTCCAGAACCGTCGAGCCAAACTCAAAAGAGACCTGGAGGAGATGAAAGCGGATGTGGAGTCGGCCAAAGCAGTAGGCAATGTACCTTTTGAGAAAATGGCCAAACTAGCAGACCTAGAGAAATGCGTCAATGGCACTCTCGGAGAATCAGTGGCCAAGTCTCCAACGCGATCTAATCACGAGCACGAGGGCACCAACAAACTCCACATGTCACCATCATCACCATTTACAGACCACACAACGAGCAAAGAGTGTTCGGAGGATGAAGACGAGGAAATTGATGTCGATGACTGA